One Dasypus novemcinctus isolate mDasNov1 chromosome 1, mDasNov1.1.hap2, whole genome shotgun sequence genomic window carries:
- the LOC101420379 gene encoding all-trans-retinol dehydrogenase [NAD(+)] ADH1B-like: MSTAGKVIKCKAAVLWELKKPLSIEEVEVAPPKAYEVRIKMVATGICRTDNHVINGDFVTPLPVILGHEGAGIVESIGEGVTAVKPGDKVIPLCVPQCGKCTLCKHPGASYCEKLELTNRQGTMQDGTTRFTCRGKPIHHFIHASTFSEYTVVDEISVVKIDAAAPLEKVCLIGCAFSTGYGSAVNVAKVTPGSTCAVFGLGGVGLSTVIGCKEAGAARIIGVDINKGKFPTAKELGATECISPQDFKKPVHEVLKEMTGGGVDFSFEVIGRIDTVLEALSCCHEAFGVSVIIGEPPASQNLSVNPILLLTGRTLKGALLGGSKSKDSVPKLVADFLANKFPLDPLITHVLRFEKINEGFDLLRSGKSIRTVLTF; this comes from the exons GTAATAAAATGCAAAGCAGCTGTGCTTTGGGAGCTAAAGAAACCCTTGTCCATTGAGGAGGTGGAGGTCGCACCCCCCAAGGCCTATGAAGTTCGTATTAAG ATGGTGGCTACAGGGATCTGTCGCACAGACAACCATGTGATAAATGGGGATTTTGTCACCCCACTTCCTGTGATCTTAGGCCATGAGGGAGCAGGCATCGTGGAGAGCATCGGGGAGGGGGTGACTGCAGTCAAACCAG GTGATAAAGTCATCCCATTGTGTGTTCCCCAGTGTGGAAAATGTACCCTTTGTAAACACCCAGGAGCCAGCTACTGTGAGAAATTGGA ACTGACAAACCGCCAGGGGACCATGCAGGACGGCACCACAAGGTTCACCTGCAGAGGGAAGCCCATCCACCACTTCATCCACGCCAGCACCTTCTCTGAGTACACAGTGGTAGATGAGATCTCGGTGGTCAAGATTGATGCAGCTGCCCCACTGGAGAAAGTCTGCCTCATTGGCTGTGCATTTTCTACTGGTTATGGATCTGCAGTCAACGTTGCCAAA GTCACCCCGGGCTCCACCTGTGCTGTGTTTGGCCTTGGAGGAGTCGGCTTGTCTACCGTCATAGGCTGTAAGGAGGCTGGAGCAGCCAGGATCATTGGGGTGGATATCAACAAAGGCAAATTTCCAACAGCCAAAGAGCTGGGAGCCACTGAGTGCATCAGCCCTCAGGACTTCAAGAAACCCGTCCATGAGGTGCTGAAGGAAATGACCGGGGGTGGCGTGGACTTTTCATTTGAAGTCATTGGTCGGATCGACACCGTG CTTGAGGCCCTGTCATGCTGTCATGAGGCATTTGGCGTAAGTGTCATTATAGGGGAGCCTCCAGCTTCCCAAAACCTCTCCGTGAACCCTATTTTGCTGTTGACTGGACGCACCTTGAAAGGGGCACTTTTGGGTG GCTCTAAGAGTAAAGATTCTGTCCCCAAACTTGTGGCTGATTTTTTGGCCAACAAGTTTCCACTGGATCCATTAATAACCCATGTTTTAcgttttgaaaaaataaatgaaggatttGACCTGCTTCGCTCTGGAAAGAG TATCCGTACGGTGCTGACGTTCTGA